A stretch of the Salmo salar chromosome ssa20, Ssal_v3.1, whole genome shotgun sequence genome encodes the following:
- the LOC106581030 gene encoding LOW QUALITY PROTEIN: scavenger receptor class F member 1 (The sequence of the model RefSeq protein was modified relative to this genomic sequence to represent the inferred CDS: deleted 1 base in 1 codon): MGQFLTGLGLLLCCSLSAPQRLAPSGRNVCRDPRDPSTLVCCTGWRQQREECTLPVCDGEGACQQDEVCVYPGVCRCRPGYYGAHCKTRCPPEFWAPDCRELCKCHPHGRCDPITGECTCLSNRWGPLCQNACKCGRYGHCHPVHGNCTCDEGWWTPTCAKQCQCYPGTSTCDPLTGRCQCAPGYWGQKCSLRCSCYISSCQQKTGACECQNGWWGPTCDRRCNCDLEHSECNAVSGECVCQPGYKGAFCNEPCGPGEYGSGCKLSCGHCEGGQSCSVVDGVCTACEPGWNGTHCDRLCPHGYHGNHCQEACPRCRNGEPCDPRTGACSRCDPGWTEPRCDEPCSNRTFGDACRSLCSPCFHGHCDHVTGSCVCGPGFQGRSCNITCPDQLYGFNCSSVCDCGEGTACHPATGACPYSGHRALITGLLVPLLLVLLGLVCCCCCCGGPTDGKDRVAVGDGGTSVRMKRHVYNVLANVSSAVPCISVWSSGLPRVTVSHHDPELTFNHSFIEPPSSGWVTEGSFFDSDEETGEVLYCVPPREDIPAVAGGEFQEFQHEMSSKCNIFPDPSAFSISAEDMSLPFGIPRTSSNAKSKCPSVSFAEGTRFSPKERRGSAQDLTPGAPRTKPKSPWGVLMLSALQAHGGKASEGEETETGEGGDPESSGEAGDPDVDRYTATPSRAMSTLQVPGAVVGRRRTISNAAVPRKGGQTPGSTSDGQQAEMDKGMDKVTTVYVTVGKVGVGVGRPLSKLELPSSEGPVQAVLRRLGSLQRHKDQEVGTKPKGKCPGAEGITKPPRRKLGTRASVWEQGGPPPSGVEGAVGEGVSMRKPSRRKQHAHHSSPAVMGNTDAGTNTQPPPEDAPATVTPTRPLSSILKSVPEVAGSEVRGERSGVRGENGDPGMQTESGYRTIGPAGFVTDAVSLSEVIANEGVVAGVDDGPNLYENVMIMHS; this comes from the exons ATGGGCCAGTTTCTGACGGGTCTAGGATTACTGCTCTGCTGTTCCCTCTCCGCCCCTCAGAGACTGGCTCCCTCAGGGAGAAACGTCTGCCGGGACCCCAG GGATCCTTCCACTCTTGTCTGTTGCACTGGatggagacaacagagagaggagtgtacTTTAC CTGTGTGTGATGGCGAGGGGGCCTGCCAGCAGGATGAGGTGTGTGTTTACCCAGGCGTCTGTCGCTGTCGCCCTGGCTACTATGGAGCCCACTGCAAGACAC GCTGCCCTCCAGAGTTCTGGGCACCGGACTGCCGTGAGCTGTGCAAGTGCCACCCTCATGGGCGCTGTGACCCGATCACGGGCGAGTGTACGTGCCTCTCCAACCGCTGGGGGCCACTCTGCCAGAACGCCTGCAAATGTGGTCGCTATGGACACTGCCACCCCGTACACGGCAACTGCACCTGCGACGAGGGCTGGTGGACACCCACCTGTGCCAAACAGTGCCAGTGCTACCCAGGCACCTCCACCTGCGACCCACTGACCGGCAG GTGTCAGTGTGCCCCGGGTTACTGGGGTCAGAAGTGCAGTCTTCGATGTAGTTGCTACATATCATCCTGCCAACAGAAGACGGGGGCGTGTGAATGCCAGAACGGGTGGTGGGGTCCGACGTGTGACCGCCGCTGTAACTGTGACCTGGAGCACAGCGAGTGTAATGCGGTCAGTGGGGAGTGTGTATGTCAGCCTGGGTACAAGGGAGCCTTCTGTAACGAACCGTGTGGACCTGGGGAGTATGGCAGTGGCTGTAAACTGAG CTGTGGCCACTGTGAAGGAGGCCAGTCGTGCTCTGTGGTTGATGGTGTCTGTACGGCCTGTGAGCCTGGGTGGAACGGCACACACTGTGACCGGCTGTGCCCGCATGGTTACCATGGAAACCACTGCCAGGAGGCGTGCCCACGCTGCAGGAACGGTGAACCATGTGACCCCAGGACGGGGGCGTGTTCACGATGTGACCCAGGATGGAccgaacccag GTGTGACGAGCCGTGCTCTAACAGGACATTTGGGGACGCCTGCCGCTCCCTGTGCAGCCCCTGTTTCCATGGCCACTGTGATCACGTGACAGGAAGTTGTGTCTGTGGGCCTGGGTTCCAGGGACGGAG TTGTAACATCACCTGTCCAGACCAGCTGTATGgctttaactgttcctctgtctgtgaTTGTGGAGAGGGCACCGCCTGTCACCCAGCTACAGGGGCGTGTCCATATA gtGGTCACAGGGCTCTGATCACTGGTCTCCTGGTCCCTCTGCTCTTGGTGCTGCTGGGTctggtctgctgctgctgctgctgtggagGACCTACTGACGGCaaagacag AGTAGCAGTGGGTGACGGTGGTACCTCTGTCCGTATGAAGCGTCATGTGTATAACGTCCTGGCCAACGTGAGCTctgctgtaccctgtatctctgtctgGTCCTCTGGGCTGCCCAGAGTCACAG TGTCCCACCACGACCCTGAGCTGACGTTCAACCACAGCTTCATAGAGCCTCCCTCCTCAGGCTGGGTGACGGAGGGATCCTTCTTCGACAGTGATGAGGAGACCGGAGAGGTGCTCTACTGTGTCCCCCCCAGAGAAG ACATCCCAGCAGTGGCGGGCGGTGAGTTCCAGGAGTTCCAGCATGAGATGAGTTCTAAGTGTAACATCTTCCCTGACCCCTCTGCCTTCAGTATTAGTGCAGAAGACATGTCCCTCCCCTTTGGCATTCCCCGCACCTCCAGCAACGCCAAGTCCAAATGCCCCTCCGTCTCCTTCGCCGAAGGCACCAG GTTCAGCCCCAAGGAGCGCCGAGGCTCTGCCCAGGATTTGACACCCGGGGCCCCCCGCACCAAACCCAAGTCCCCCTGGGGGGTCCTGATGCTATCAGCCCTCCAGGCCCATGGAGGGAAGGCCTCAGAGGGGGAAGAGACGGAGACAGGTGAGGGGGGGG ACCCAGAATCCAGTGGTGAAGCAGGGGACCCCGATGTGGACAGGTACACAGCTACCCCATCCCGAGCCATGTCTACCCTGCAGGTGCCTGGAGCAGTGGTAGGGCGAAGACGCACCATATCCAACGCTGCTGTTCCCAGAAAGGGTGGGCAAACACCAGGGTCCACATCCGATGGCCAGCAGGCAGAGATGGATAAAGGGATGGACAAAGTGACCACAGTGTATGTGACAGTGGGgaaggtgggggtgggggtggggaggCCCCTGTCTAAACTAGAGCTCCCCAGCTCGGAGGGCCCGGTACAGGCCGTGCTACGCAGGCTAGGCAGCCTCCAGAGACACAAAGACCAGGAGGTGGGAACTAAGCCCAAGGGGAAGTGCCCGGGGGCGGAGGGGATCACCAAG CCCCCCAGGAGGAAGCTGGGGACTAGGGCCAGTGTGTGGGAGCAGGGGGGTCCCCCACCTTCGGGGGTGGAGGGTGCTGTAGGGGAAGGCGTATCTATGAGGAAACCCAGTAGGAGGAAACAGCACGCCCACCACAGCTCCCCTGCTGTCATGGGAAACACTGACGCTGGCACTAACACTCAACCCCCACCAGAGGACGCCCCTGCCACTGTTACGCCCACGAGGCCCCTGTCCTCCATTTTGAAAAGCGTGCCAGAGGTCgctgggtcagaggtcaggggtgaAAGGtcaggggtgaggggagagaacGGCGACCCTGGGATGCAGACTGAGAGTGGATATCGAACAATCGGGCCAGCTGGATTTGTAACGGATGCTGTTAGTCTGAGTGAAGTCATCGCCAATGAAGGAGTGGTGGCCGGTGTGGACGATGGACCTAACCTTTATGAGAACGTGATGATTATGCATTCCTAA